A stretch of Arcobacter arenosus DNA encodes these proteins:
- a CDS encoding helix-turn-helix domain-containing protein, with the protein MKTKIFKNQKLDFLELRYIKDITQCQKMHLHEELTITAIKEGSLNISFNDSFNILNPNEIAIINSNTIHNATLNSEIVKDGYVLYIDKTYLQSLNLGISLDYTFLQDDKNSFINLCEVLLAEDISLLEKEEIFVEFCLSTFSFKKDIKEVEKNSLSLKIKNYLDKNFLEDIVLEDISKEFDITVVHLIRVFKKEFGLAIHSYIINKKVHKAKELLNSNLPIIEVALQSGFFDQSHLNRSFKRVFQITPKQFQKNILS; encoded by the coding sequence ATGAAAACAAAAATCTTCAAAAATCAAAAGCTGGATTTTTTAGAACTAAGATATATAAAAGATATAACTCAATGTCAAAAAATGCATTTACATGAAGAGCTTACAATTACAGCTATAAAAGAGGGGTCTTTAAATATAAGTTTTAATGACTCTTTTAATATATTAAATCCCAATGAAATAGCAATAATCAACTCAAATACAATCCATAATGCGACACTAAATAGTGAAATAGTAAAAGATGGATATGTTTTATATATAGATAAAACCTACTTACAAAGCTTGAATTTGGGTATATCTTTAGATTATACTTTTTTACAAGATGATAAAAACAGTTTTATAAATTTATGCGAAGTATTATTGGCTGAAGATATCTCTTTATTGGAAAAAGAAGAGATATTTGTAGAGTTTTGTTTAAGCACTTTTTCTTTTAAAAAAGATATAAAAGAAGTAGAGAAAAACTCTTTATCTTTGAAAATAAAAAACTATCTTGATAAAAACTTTTTGGAAGATATTGTTTTAGAAGATATCTCAAAAGAGTTTGATATAACTGTTGTTCATCTAATAAGAGTCTTTAAAAAGGAGTTTGGTTTAGCCATTCACTCATACATAATCAATAAAAAAGTTCACAAAGCAAAAGAACTTTTAAACTCAAACTTACCCATTATAGAAGTGGCTTTACAAAGTGGTTTTTTTGATCAAAGCCATTTAAATAGAAGTTTTAAAAGAGTATTTCAAATAACACCAAAACAATTCCAAAAAAATATACTTTCATAA
- a CDS encoding LysR family transcriptional regulator, giving the protein MDSNLLKIFISVANNKSISLGANELGFAQSNVTSRIKQLEKSLDCTLFHRVPKGVILTNEGERLYKHAVEIVKKVEVAISDIQNQQHQKKLIVGSTDCNAAVRISSFLMKLHEDFPKMQMELLTGTTRDMIQLILNYKVDIAFVSGEPKDDELIVLKKYEEEIAILEPKEENTPNVILSFKEGCAYDEFLKNYYQKKGENIEKSLSFGSLETILACVKSGMGKTLLPTNLVEKLGFINDVKITKLDKKTAYIPTCLVCRKDYVPKISNYLINMKF; this is encoded by the coding sequence ATGGATTCAAATTTACTAAAAATATTTATAAGTGTAGCAAACAACAAAAGTATCTCCCTAGGGGCAAATGAGCTTGGTTTTGCTCAATCAAATGTAACATCTAGAATAAAACAATTAGAAAAATCTTTAGATTGCACTCTTTTTCATAGAGTTCCAAAGGGTGTGATTTTGACAAATGAAGGGGAACGACTTTATAAACATGCAGTTGAAATAGTAAAAAAAGTTGAAGTAGCCATATCTGATATACAAAATCAACAACACCAAAAAAAGTTAATAGTTGGCTCAACAGATTGTAATGCGGCAGTTAGAATATCTTCTTTTTTAATGAAACTCCATGAAGATTTTCCAAAGATGCAGATGGAATTATTAACAGGGACAACAAGAGATATGATTCAATTGATTCTAAATTATAAAGTAGATATCGCCTTTGTTAGTGGAGAACCTAAAGATGATGAATTGATTGTCTTAAAAAAGTATGAAGAAGAGATAGCAATATTAGAACCAAAAGAGGAAAATACTCCTAATGTAATTTTATCATTCAAAGAAGGTTGTGCCTATGATGAATTTTTAAAAAACTATTATCAAAAAAAAGGTGAAAACATAGAAAAAAGTCTCTCTTTTGGTAGTTTAGAAACAATCCTTGCTTGTGTAAAATCAGGAATGGGTAAAACCCTACTTCCCACAAACCTAGTAGAAAAACTTGGCTTTATTAATGATGTTAAAATTACAAAATTAGATAAAAAAACAGCATATATCCCAACTTGTTTAGTTTGTAGAAAAGATTATGTTCCAAAGATTAGTAATTATTTGATCAATATGAAATTTTAA
- a CDS encoding YbfB/YjiJ family MFS transporter, which produces MNLNLLDRNNNLSILIAGIISVIIGLGVARFAFTSLLPPMLEGFLTVTFAGLLAAVNFAGYLSGSIFSMFIKDINQKVLLFRMGIVLCILTTFILGVTENETIWFISRIIAGFGAAMAFVVGSAIVMTKLNFENKTKAMGIHFSGIGFSILTTDLVSRAVLSSGNDWKSSWLVLSAFAILASIYAMYILCFDKKVKTQVVKHKFDFSLFTPFVILIIIAYFTEGVGFVVQATFLPDIINTLEGLEGYGNLTWTLVGLAGIPSCIIWMNLASRKGSVNIIIIALFVQMIGILIPTFTTNIYMNLLSGVLYGGTFVGLVGLFMNLSGKLAGSNPVILMGAVTTSYGLGQVIAPLYSVYFIEKYGSYDYSLYLTAFIVFLGIILLFFAKTIMTDEQKRL; this is translated from the coding sequence ATGAATCTAAATCTATTAGATAGAAACAATAATTTATCTATATTAATAGCTGGGATTATTTCAGTAATTATAGGACTTGGTGTTGCAAGGTTTGCTTTTACTTCCCTTTTGCCACCTATGCTTGAAGGTTTTTTAACTGTAACTTTTGCTGGTCTTTTAGCTGCTGTTAATTTTGCAGGATATTTAAGTGGCTCAATTTTTTCTATGTTTATAAAAGATATAAATCAAAAAGTATTACTTTTTAGAATGGGTATAGTTTTATGTATATTGACTACCTTTATTTTAGGTGTAACTGAAAATGAAACAATTTGGTTTATAAGTAGAATTATTGCAGGTTTTGGTGCTGCTATGGCTTTTGTGGTTGGCTCTGCTATTGTAATGACAAAACTAAATTTTGAAAATAAAACAAAAGCAATGGGGATACATTTTAGTGGAATTGGTTTTTCAATTTTAACAACTGATTTAGTTAGTCGTGCAGTTTTAAGTAGTGGTAATGATTGGAAAAGTTCTTGGTTAGTTTTAAGTGCTTTTGCTATTTTAGCATCAATATACGCTATGTATATTTTATGCTTTGATAAAAAAGTAAAAACACAAGTTGTAAAACACAAATTTGATTTTTCTTTATTTACTCCCTTTGTAATTTTAATTATCATCGCTTACTTTACAGAAGGGGTAGGGTTTGTAGTACAAGCAACATTTTTACCTGATATAATTAATACCCTTGAAGGTCTTGAGGGATATGGAAATTTAACATGGACTTTAGTTGGGCTTGCTGGAATCCCTTCATGTATTATTTGGATGAATCTTGCATCAAGAAAGGGAAGTGTAAATATTATAATTATTGCCTTATTTGTTCAAATGATAGGAATATTAATTCCAACTTTTACAACAAATATTTATATGAATCTACTTAGTGGGGTTTTATATGGTGGTACATTTGTTGGACTTGTTGGCTTGTTTATGAATTTAAGTGGTAAATTAGCTGGAAGTAATCCTGTTATTTTAATGGGAGCAGTTACAACTTCTTATGGTTTAGGACAAGTTATAGCACCATTGTATTCAGTTTATTTTATTGAAAAATATGGAAGTTATGATTACTCTTTATATTTGACAGCATTTATAGTATTTTTAGGAATTATTCTTTTATTTTTTGCTAAGACAATAATGACAGATGAACAAAAGAGATTATAG
- a CDS encoding tautomerase family protein yields the protein MPIINVKMTHEDGGATKEQKELLAKKLTDAFVEVFNRGEKTCVVTIEEISTDNYAIGGKTITNIRKGD from the coding sequence ATGCCAATAATTAATGTAAAAATGACCCATGAAGATGGTGGAGCAACAAAAGAACAAAAAGAACTTTTAGCAAAAAAATTAACGGATGCCTTTGTAGAGGTTTTTAATAGAGGTGAAAAAACTTGTGTTGTAACAATTGAAGAGATTTCTACAGATAATTATGCAATTGGTGGAAAAACTATTACTAATATTAGAAAAGGTGATTAA
- a CDS encoding manganese-dependent inorganic pyrophosphatase — translation MAIYTCGHTTPDSDSICSAISLGYLLNKIGREAIPARQGVVSPETQFILDRFGFEAPILKTEFAGEEIFITDYSDRGQAPKDIDEATIVGIVDHHKLGDITTSTPLECWIRPVGCTNTIVKEMYDFHQVEIPANIAGIMMCAILSDTVIFKSPTCTDADIKAVRELAAIAGVEDFGSVGMEMFKVKSAVEGTPVRDLILRDYKPFDMHGKDVGIGQLEVIDLAIFDSIKDELQADLDKLREENNLHTACLLLTDIMKEGSEVLVSSEDSSIFEKAFDVKLENGKVWLDGCLSRKKQVIPFLQPAFA, via the coding sequence ATGGCAATTTATACATGTGGACACACAACTCCTGATTCAGATTCTATTTGTTCAGCAATCTCTTTAGGATACCTTTTAAATAAAATAGGACGTGAAGCAATTCCAGCTAGACAAGGGGTAGTTTCTCCTGAAACTCAATTTATTTTAGATAGATTTGGTTTTGAAGCTCCTATTCTTAAAACAGAATTTGCTGGTGAAGAGATTTTTATTACTGACTATTCTGATAGAGGACAAGCTCCAAAAGATATTGATGAAGCAACTATTGTTGGTATTGTTGACCACCATAAACTAGGAGATATTACAACTTCTACTCCTTTAGAGTGTTGGATTAGACCAGTTGGTTGTACAAATACAATTGTAAAAGAGATGTATGATTTTCATCAAGTTGAAATCCCTGCAAATATCGCTGGGATTATGATGTGTGCAATTCTTTCTGATACTGTTATTTTCAAATCACCAACTTGTACAGATGCAGATATCAAAGCTGTTAGAGAGTTAGCTGCTATTGCTGGTGTTGAAGATTTTGGTTCAGTTGGAATGGAGATGTTCAAAGTAAAATCAGCAGTTGAGGGAACTCCTGTTAGAGATTTAATTTTAAGAGATTATAAACCTTTTGATATGCATGGAAAAGATGTTGGTATTGGACAATTAGAAGTAATTGATTTAGCTATTTTTGATTCAATTAAAGATGAGTTACAAGCTGATTTAGACAAATTAAGAGAAGAAAACAATCTTCACACTGCTTGTTTATTATTAACTGATATCATGAAAGAGGGGTCTGAAGTTTTAGTATCTTCTGAAGATTCTTCAATTTTCGAAAAAGCATTTGATGTAAAATTAGAAAATGGAAAAGTTTGGTTAGATGGTTGTCTATCTAGAAAAAAACAAGTTATTCCTTTCTTACAACCTGCATTTGCATAA
- a CDS encoding TRAP transporter permease, with product MIKIKYFKEITFVYAIFISLFHFYINVFGGISDLWFNSAHFALLASLGFLTYEAIRNDNEHKEEVSLANIIFAVLSLVTFFYMAFFEESLYAEANGEMRVSDIIVASMTIGLAIEMVRKSTGYIIPAIITFCIAYLLFLGQYFEGVFAFGGMTPERFLYRMFYTSEGMFGSIATISSTYVFMFILFAAFLLKSGAGDFIVDLAKGVTSKYTGGTGHVAVFSSALMGTISGSAVANTVSTGSITIPMMKKSGFKPTFAAAVETAASTGGQIMPPIMGAGAFIMAQMTHIPFVTIISVSVLPAILYFASISFYIHIHAKEHNIKGEAENVDIKAILREGAHFLIPLVTLVGLLIYGFSPTYSAGISIVAIIVASYLTKTKRMGLKQILEALALGAQNMVVTGVLLVAVGIIVGVINITGVGITFSQLIIEWSNNSLLVALILVALASLILGMGLPVTASYVVLSVLCAPALVGLMLSPEMAALVNAGIEMPEVAMYLLAAHLIIFWLSQDSNLTPPVCLAAFAAAAIAKTPPMKTGFMSWKVGKGMYIVPLLFAFTPLVTGTLFEKLEVFVFGLFGILAFAIAMEGFWDKKTNIVERVIFAFASLMLLSPDTMIGYETVFEIVQNNHIIGIILFILAMLYHKITYKVQKKELHATAT from the coding sequence ATGATCAAAATTAAATATTTTAAAGAAATCACTTTTGTATATGCAATTTTTATATCACTATTTCATTTTTATATAAATGTTTTTGGAGGTATTAGTGATTTATGGTTTAACTCTGCACACTTTGCACTTCTCGCTTCTCTTGGGTTTCTAACATATGAAGCTATAAGAAACGACAATGAACATAAAGAAGAAGTTTCATTGGCTAATATTATTTTTGCAGTTTTATCATTGGTAACATTTTTTTATATGGCATTTTTTGAAGAGTCATTATATGCTGAGGCAAATGGTGAAATGAGAGTAAGTGATATTATAGTTGCTTCTATGACAATTGGTCTTGCAATTGAAATGGTTAGGAAATCAACGGGATATATTATTCCAGCAATTATCACTTTTTGTATAGCATATTTACTATTTTTAGGACAATATTTTGAGGGTGTTTTTGCCTTTGGAGGGATGACTCCTGAAAGATTTTTATATAGAATGTTCTATACAAGTGAGGGGATGTTTGGCTCTATTGCAACTATTTCATCAACATATGTTTTTATGTTTATTTTATTTGCTGCATTTTTACTTAAATCTGGTGCAGGGGACTTTATTGTTGATTTAGCAAAAGGAGTTACTTCAAAATATACAGGTGGAACAGGTCATGTTGCAGTATTCTCATCAGCACTTATGGGAACTATTTCAGGGTCTGCTGTTGCAAATACAGTTTCAACTGGGTCAATTACAATTCCTATGATGAAAAAATCAGGTTTTAAACCAACCTTTGCCGCAGCAGTTGAAACAGCAGCAAGTACAGGTGGACAAATTATGCCTCCAATTATGGGAGCAGGGGCTTTTATTATGGCTCAAATGACCCATATTCCTTTTGTAACAATTATTTCAGTTTCAGTTTTACCTGCAATTTTATATTTTGCTTCTATCTCTTTTTATATCCATATTCATGCAAAAGAGCATAATATTAAAGGTGAAGCAGAAAATGTAGATATAAAAGCTATTTTAAGAGAAGGAGCACATTTTTTAATTCCACTTGTAACTTTGGTTGGACTTTTGATTTATGGATTTTCACCAACATATTCTGCTGGAATCTCAATAGTTGCAATTATTGTAGCTTCATATTTAACAAAAACAAAAAGAATGGGTTTAAAACAAATCTTAGAGGCTTTAGCTTTAGGTGCACAAAATATGGTTGTAACAGGTGTTTTACTTGTAGCAGTTGGTATTATAGTTGGAGTTATTAATATTACTGGAGTTGGAATCACTTTTTCACAATTAATTATTGAATGGTCAAATAATTCATTGCTTGTAGCTTTAATTTTAGTAGCCTTAGCTTCTTTAATTTTGGGGATGGGATTACCTGTAACTGCATCATATGTGGTTTTATCAGTTTTATGTGCACCAGCACTTGTAGGTCTTATGTTAAGTCCAGAGATGGCTGCACTTGTAAATGCAGGTATTGAAATGCCTGAAGTTGCTATGTATCTACTTGCAGCTCACTTGATAATCTTTTGGTTATCACAAGATTCAAACCTTACTCCGCCAGTTTGTCTTGCGGCCTTTGCAGCAGCAGCTATTGCAAAAACACCACCAATGAAAACAGGTTTTATGTCTTGGAAAGTTGGAAAAGGTATGTATATAGTTCCACTATTATTTGCTTTTACACCACTTGTAACTGGAACTTTATTTGAAAAACTTGAAGTTTTTGTTTTTGGTTTATTTGGAATCTTAGCCTTTGCAATTGCCATGGAAGGTTTTTGGGACAAAAAAACAAATATTGTTGAAAGGGTTATTTTTGCTTTTGCGTCATTAATGTTATTAAGTCCTGATACTATGATTGGTTATGAAACAGTTTTTGAAATTGTTCAAAATAATCATATAATTGGAATAATTTTATTTATTTTAGCAATGCTTTATCATAAAATTACCTATAAAGTTCAGAAAAAGGAATTACATGCAACAGCTACTTGA
- a CDS encoding sulfite exporter TauE/SafE family protein, which produces MTELFTEISTTWIIVFIITGFLAGYIDSIAGGGGMIQVPMLLFSGMSPVHVLATNKVAGVLGVLMATIKYALNKKISFKVVSIAIIPCLVASYLGSLLVMFLSDEVIKWAILIAIPIAMVFLFKKSKEIKNDENKLTKKNIILATAPIGFYDGLLGPGTGTYLTISMKKFLNLDFLISTASTKPLNFATNFGSVIAFLMAGKILWLAAIPMALANIAGSYVGSHYAIKGGEEFIKKVLIFVLVMMLVGNIIKIVVS; this is translated from the coding sequence ATGACTGAACTTTTTACTGAAATCTCTACAACATGGATTATTGTTTTTATTATTACTGGATTTTTAGCTGGTTATATTGACTCTATTGCTGGTGGTGGAGGGATGATTCAAGTTCCCATGTTACTTTTTAGTGGGATGTCTCCTGTTCATGTTTTAGCTACAAATAAAGTTGCTGGAGTTTTAGGTGTTTTAATGGCTACAATTAAATATGCACTAAACAAAAAAATATCCTTTAAAGTTGTATCTATTGCTATAATTCCTTGTTTAGTAGCATCTTATCTTGGAAGTTTGTTGGTTATGTTTTTATCTGATGAAGTTATAAAATGGGCAATATTAATAGCAATTCCAATAGCTATGGTTTTTCTTTTTAAAAAAAGTAAAGAGATAAAAAATGATGAAAATAAACTAACAAAGAAAAATATTATATTAGCAACTGCACCTATAGGATTTTATGATGGATTATTAGGACCCGGAACAGGTACATATTTAACTATTTCTATGAAAAAGTTTTTAAATTTAGATTTTTTGATTTCAACTGCTTCAACAAAACCACTTAATTTTGCAACAAACTTTGGGTCAGTTATTGCCTTTTTGATGGCTGGAAAGATTTTATGGCTTGCCGCTATTCCAATGGCATTGGCTAATATTGCTGGGTCTTATGTTGGAAGTCATTATGCAATAAAAGGTGGAGAAGAGTTTATTAAAAAAGTTTTAATCTTTGTACTTGTAATGATGCTAGTTGGAAATATTATAAAAATAGTTGTTAGTTAA
- a CDS encoding lactate utilization protein: MQQLLDTLKQCGYDPYFVQTRQEALELSKTFIKDGMSVGLGGSTTVSEIGLLDEIVNNKNITLFNQYENGISMEENTKRRREGMLTDLYVTGTNALTKDGKLVNADGSGNRVAALIFGPKKVLVVIGINKIVENLDEGFKRLMEVAAVKNVDRMNSKSIEMGKEPRHNLDNIANKFTYIKADVQNRISIIIVNEELGY, from the coding sequence ATGCAACAGCTACTTGATACACTAAAACAATGTGGATACGACCCATATTTTGTACAAACTAGACAAGAAGCTTTAGAATTATCAAAAACTTTTATAAAAGATGGTATGAGTGTAGGTTTGGGTGGTTCTACAACAGTTAGTGAGATAGGTTTACTTGATGAGATTGTAAATAATAAAAATATTACACTTTTTAATCAATATGAAAATGGTATTTCAATGGAAGAGAATACCAAAAGAAGAAGGGAAGGGATGTTAACTGATCTTTATGTTACAGGAACAAATGCCCTAACAAAAGATGGAAAACTTGTAAATGCAGATGGAAGTGGAAATAGAGTAGCTGCATTAATCTTTGGTCCTAAAAAAGTTTTAGTTGTAATTGGTATTAACAAAATAGTTGAAAATCTTGATGAGGGTTTTAAAAGACTTATGGAGGTTGCGGCAGTTAAAAATGTTGATAGAATGAATTCAAAATCAATTGAGATGGGAAAAGAACCAAGACACAATCTTGATAATATTGCAAATAAATTTACTTATATAAAAGCAGATGTACAGAATCGAATTTCAATAATTATTGTAAATGAAGAGTTAGGATATTAG
- a CDS encoding cupin domain-containing protein yields the protein MINIEYDKAIFLDEANLRWQDDDILNCSKKIFSLDDDKETSLIKIEKDSTFHNSNKVNSVEIFVLDGIYSNEFGSFKKGTYLKLPREDESKITSTTGCEIFKKTNYKQNTVETSIVDTSNTYWSQGQGNLEVMPLSDQTALVKWPRDEVFVPHTHWGGEEIFVLKGTFMDEHGEYKIGTWLRNPHLSKHFPYVKEETIIFVKTGHL from the coding sequence ATGATAAATATAGAATACGATAAAGCAATTTTTTTAGATGAAGCTAATTTGAGATGGCAAGATGATGATATTTTAAATTGTTCAAAAAAGATTTTTTCTTTAGATGATGATAAAGAAACATCATTAATAAAAATTGAAAAAGATTCAACATTTCATAATAGCAATAAAGTCAATAGTGTTGAGATTTTTGTTTTAGATGGAATTTATTCAAATGAATTTGGTAGTTTTAAAAAAGGAACTTATCTAAAACTTCCTAGAGAGGATGAATCAAAAATTACCTCAACTACAGGATGTGAAATCTTCAAAAAAACAAACTACAAACAAAACACCGTTGAGACTTCTATAGTTGATACTTCTAATACATATTGGTCTCAAGGGCAAGGAAATCTAGAAGTTATGCCACTATCAGATCAAACTGCTTTAGTAAAATGGCCAAGAGATGAAGTTTTTGTTCCCCATACACACTGGGGTGGCGAAGAGATATTTGTTTTAAAAGGGACATTTATGGATGAACATGGGGAATATAAAATTGGAACATGGCTTAGAAATCCACATTTAAGTAAACACTTTCCATATGTGAAAGAGGAGACTATAATCTTTGTAAAAACAGGGCACTTATAA
- a CDS encoding sensor histidine kinase — protein MDKHIFRNFNNTIGYLIFKKILISYIIFASLLTSYQIYSELNTSVNRMGKDFNQVFKHFNKRLTYGVWFKDKDNLKNILNEMMLEQNDIKGISLVSKNEVIILRGLVDEKLKEKYKEKGKNENFVYSISPLISFEHQLYNYIDNTDEKMGTLTFYTTKQMVFDYTKETIFLIIFNILLSMLLFWGLTVYATHKYLTMPLKELIDGIKSFESHDDEKVAIKLDLKNMRELTILAKSFNKMSSKISEDIINLKQLTMIQNQQKKALEEANKTKDDFLANMSHELKTPLNSINLISSIMMKNKSDKFDEKDIKNLKIINNCGNDLLFLINDILDLSKLEAGKMKLNYELIDMESFIQKINDMFYPQAKEKGIRLTTKIDESLKEIYTDESRLNQVLKNLIGNSIKFVHEGEIRLIVQEKEETIQIVVSDDGIGISEDKLEHIFDRFKQADGSTTRKYGGTGLGLAICKDLISLFNGSINIESKVNIGTTITIEIPKNLDMISSEQKVKKVENSSELEDLDHEFLFDMEDEKEDNQTKDKSKILVLNSDPISYMSLIIEFNKNFQTQQINNISDMFKKLREEEFDLIVIDNESLEESNIEKILNLEVNYLIATKDSEQINESIKEKSKGILHKPFDNNLAVETIKEILA, from the coding sequence TTGGATAAACATATTTTTAGAAATTTTAATAATACTATTGGCTATTTGATATTTAAAAAAATATTAATCTCATATATAATTTTTGCTTCATTATTAACCTCATATCAAATATACTCAGAACTTAATACTTCAGTTAATAGAATGGGAAAAGATTTTAATCAAGTTTTTAAACATTTTAATAAAAGATTAACCTATGGGGTTTGGTTTAAGGACAAAGATAATTTAAAAAATATTTTAAATGAAATGATGCTAGAGCAAAATGATATAAAAGGTATCTCTTTAGTTTCAAAAAATGAAGTTATTATTTTACGAGGACTAGTTGATGAAAAATTAAAAGAGAAATACAAAGAAAAAGGGAAAAATGAAAACTTTGTATATTCTATATCACCATTAATTAGTTTCGAACATCAGCTATATAATTATATTGATAATACTGATGAAAAGATGGGAACTTTAACTTTTTATACTACAAAACAAATGGTCTTTGATTATACAAAAGAGACTATTTTCTTGATTATTTTCAATATCCTTTTAAGTATGTTGCTATTTTGGGGATTGACAGTTTATGCAACCCATAAGTATCTTACAATGCCTTTAAAAGAGTTAATTGATGGTATTAAAAGTTTTGAATCACATGATGATGAAAAAGTTGCTATTAAATTAGATTTGAAAAATATGAGAGAATTAACAATTTTAGCAAAATCTTTTAATAAAATGTCAAGTAAAATCAGTGAAGATATTATCAACTTAAAACAGTTAACGATGATTCAAAATCAACAGAAAAAAGCTCTAGAAGAAGCCAATAAAACAAAAGATGATTTCTTGGCAAATATGAGTCATGAATTGAAAACTCCCCTTAATTCTATTAATCTGATTAGTTCAATAATGATGAAAAATAAGTCTGATAAATTTGATGAAAAAGATATAAAAAACTTAAAAATCATAAACAACTGTGGTAATGATTTACTTTTTTTAATCAATGACATTTTAGATCTTTCAAAATTAGAAGCTGGAAAAATGAAACTAAATTATGAGTTAATAGATATGGAATCTTTTATTCAAAAGATAAATGATATGTTCTATCCTCAAGCAAAAGAAAAAGGTATCAGACTTACAACTAAAATCGATGAATCATTAAAAGAGATATATACAGATGAATCAAGATTAAATCAAGTACTTAAAAACTTAATTGGGAACTCTATTAAATTTGTACATGAAGGTGAAATTAGATTAATTGTTCAAGAGAAAGAAGAAACTATACAAATCGTTGTAAGTGATGATGGAATTGGGATTTCTGAAGATAAACTAGAACATATATTTGATAGATTTAAGCAAGCAGATGGAAGCACAACTAGAAAATATGGAGGGACGGGATTAGGTTTAGCGATTTGTAAAGACCTAATTTCTTTATTTAATGGTTCAATAAATATTGAAAGTAAAGTTAATATTGGAACAACAATAACAATAGAGATACCAAAAAACCTAGATATGATATCTAGTGAGCAAAAAGTAAAAAAAGTGGAAAATTCAAGTGAACTTGAAGATTTAGACCATGAATTTTTATTTGATATGGAAGATGAAAAAGAGGATAATCAAACAAAAGATAAATCTAAAATTTTAGTGTTAAATAGTGATCCAATTAGTTATATGAGTCTAATAATTGAATTTAATAAAAACTTCCAAACTCAACAAATTAATAATATCTCTGATATGTTCAAAAAGTTAAGAGAAGAAGAGTTTGATTTGATTGTTATTGATAATGAATCATTAGAGGAATCAAATATTGAAAAGATTTTAAATTTAGAGGTTAATTATCTTATTGCAACAAAAGATAGTGAACAAATAAATGAAAGTATAAAAGAAAAATCAAAAGGGATTCTACATAAACCTTTTGATAATAATCTTGCTGTTGAAACAATAAAAGAGATTTTAGCCTAA
- a CDS encoding ferritin, whose product MINKNLEKALVKQLNKEFHSAYLYLGMSAYCSKEGFNGAASWFLVQYQEEVSHGMKFFKYLEDQDSDIELPEIKSSKVEYKSLLDVFIKALLHEQGMSKNLNNLSDLAMKEKDHATYNLLQWYVTEQVEEEATLSEIIDHIKLVGDNGYGLFTIDKDLAGRTFIDPTAN is encoded by the coding sequence ATGATAAATAAAAATTTAGAAAAAGCATTAGTAAAACAACTTAATAAAGAGTTTCATTCTGCCTATCTATACTTAGGTATGAGTGCATATTGTTCAAAAGAAGGGTTTAATGGTGCAGCATCTTGGTTTTTAGTTCAATATCAAGAAGAAGTTTCCCATGGAATGAAATTTTTTAAATATTTAGAAGACCAAGATTCAGATATTGAACTTCCAGAGATTAAAAGTTCAAAAGTAGAATATAAATCACTTTTAGATGTATTTATAAAAGCACTTTTACATGAACAAGGTATGTCTAAAAATTTAAATAACCTTTCTGATTTAGCAATGAAAGAGAAAGACCATGCAACATATAATTTATTACAATGGTATGTTACAGAACAAGTAGAAGAAGAAGCAACTTTAAGTGAAATAATTGACCATATAAAACTTGTTGGAGACAATGGATATGGATTATTTACAATTGATAAAGATTTAGCAGGAAGAACTTTTATAGACCCAACTGCAAACTAA